TGAAAAATCAACGATCAATTTTTTAGCACCTCTTATTATTAACCACGATAACAACTATCTAGCACAAGCTATATTAGATCCTAAAAAATATCCAAACTATGACATAGCAGAAAGTATAGAATCATTTAAAAGCTAAAGGAGAGTATTATGAAAGTAGTATGTCCTCACTGTTTAAGTGTGAACAATGTTCCAAAGAAAGATTCTTATAAAAAAGCAAATTGTGGGAAGTGTAAAAACTCCCTCCTTGATACAAAACCAATTGATCTCACTAACACAAACTTTGATGAGCTGATCGTAAACAGTGATCTTCCGATAATTGTAGACTTCTGGGCACCTTGGTGTGGACCGTGTAAAATGATGGCTCCAAACTTTAGCGCAGCTGCTGAAAGTTTTCCTCTTAAAGCGGTATTTGCAAAAGTAAATACGGAAGATGAACAAAACCTGGGAGCTAGATTTGGGATCAGAAGTATTCCTACACTCATAGTGTTTAAAAACGGTGTAGAAAAAGAGAGGGTATCAGGTGCACTCCCAAAAGAGAATCTTGTGCAACTGATAAATAAATATACGGACTAATTATTCTGCGATATAAGAGCAGCAGTAGTCTGTTACAGTTTTGATCTTAAGATCAAATGCTGAATTTGCTGGAACATTGAAAGTTTCCGGTGTATTTAGCGTTTTCCAATCTTCACCTGGAAGTTTAACTTCTAATTCACCACTCATCATCTCCATAATCTCTGCTTCTGCAGTATTGAAAGTATATTCACCTGGAAGCATAACACCAAGAGTTTTTCTAGTACCGTCAGCAAACTCAACTGTTCTGCTTGAT
Above is a window of Sulfurimonas marina DNA encoding:
- the trxC gene encoding thioredoxin TrxC; the encoded protein is MKVVCPHCLSVNNVPKKDSYKKANCGKCKNSLLDTKPIDLTNTNFDELIVNSDLPIIVDFWAPWCGPCKMMAPNFSAAAESFPLKAVFAKVNTEDEQNLGARFGIRSIPTLIVFKNGVEKERVSGALPKENLVQLINKYTD
- a CDS encoding pyrimidine/purine nucleoside phosphorylase produces the protein MSKFENVTLVKEANIYDGGKVSSRTVEFADGTRKTLGVMLPGEYTFNTAEAEIMEMMSGELEVKLPGEDWKTLNTPETFNVPANSAFDLKIKTVTDYCCSYIAE